A genomic window from Silene latifolia isolate original U9 population chromosome 11, ASM4854445v1, whole genome shotgun sequence includes:
- the LOC141611572 gene encoding putative disease resistance protein At1g50180, whose product MADVKSAAQLIARLLVEEAKYLAKVRENVKELQDELEWMQCFLRSADASQLDSSMARKWVAQIREFAYEAEDTVEKFIVNIRGGGHGYVSMLKKYSMMFWKVIAVHQVGKKIDALKNKMSFLTTKLNTYGIKFESGDNSLLWLLKAKHESYFTCKKEPLIGRDTDVTELLKLLVPAEVNKVDSSTPSSSKTDQFPIIDSKTESRIVSIWGVGGIGKTIVAKEIFYNHEIRRSYQAFAWASISQPCQISAVQQELLSGLTSKSREQIAQMTDCELKHQLCKVQRRKRCFIVLDGLWKAELWDQLKEAFPITSCNFKSTIMLTTRIEGIAKYVHHQSVNHELLYLDAKHSKLLLEEKIGNSLAGMPDADRQKIGLLKEKMLKHSGNLPLAIVVLGGVLATKRTLEEWETVEKKLSLYPIDKQDQPWEKILDLSYYELPYQLKPCLLYMGYFPTNLEITTTKLGRLWEAEGIVSSGDDEDSEETLEDVAEGCLAELVERSLVQVASRDLEGRAKTCRLHDVMRKLCMDKALKLNWLSIAQLDEKSDQSAGTTTRFMKSSRSINKKKSRRLAIYCTEKLDNLLSDYKKARYVRSLLFFNTLETDKVLIPLKNKALKSAIHHYKFLRVLDIENTGLHTLPKDVGSLIHLRYLSLRGSWVSKLPYSIKHLRCLQTLDLRVLSFVCMRIPDVLSRLERLVHLYLPSKAFILRNKAPKLQLKGLVNLETLSNFSHMCKAEDVSTLTNLREFSSCDYLSCLESIAPLLQSPSSALVHLDYISLRLEGDFLSANPSLDKCKALHKLWVKGNISQTISSIKFPDNLNKLSLSGSGFMEDPMPILEKLPHLKHLSLENGSYNGESMKCSKGGFQELCYLNVEGLEKLEDWTVEVEAMPDLCTLEINGCPKLVKIPEGLRDVKSLQELIISYMPLSFYRGWTPLKSLTDWKEYSKVEHVPRVDILKILDIQKD is encoded by the exons ATGGCAGATGTCAAATCAGCTGCTCAGTTGATTGCGAGATTACTAGTTGAGGAAGCAAAGTACCTAGCTAAGGTGAGAGAAAATGTGAAAGAACTACAAGATGAACTGGAATGGATGCAGTGTTTCCTGAGAAGTGCTGATGCAAGCCAACTCGACAGTTCAATGGCCCGAAAGTGGGTTGCTCAGATCAGAGAATTTGCATATGAGGCTGAGGACACAGTTGAAAAGTTCATAGTTAATATTAGAGGAGGAGGTCATGGCTACGTTAGCATGTTAAAAAAGTATTCCATGATGTTTTGGAAAGTTATAGCTGTACATCAGGTTGGAAAGAAGATTGATGCACTGAAGAATAAAATGTCCTTCTTGACTACCAAGCTGAATACCTATGGGATCAAGTTTGAATCAGGAGATAACTCATTACTTTGGCTGTTGAAGGCGAAGCATGAGAGTTACTTCACTTGTAAGAAAGAACCGCTCATTGGACGAGATACGGACGTGACTGAATTATTAAAGTTGTTG GTTCCTGCAGAAGTAAACAAAGTAGATTCATCAACACCCTCTTCTTCAAAAACGGATCAATTCCCGATTATTGATTCAAAAACGGAGAGCAGAATCGTTTCAATATGGGGAGTCGGTGGTATTGGAAAGACAATTGTGGCCAAAGAAATTTTCTACAACCATGAAATCAGGAGAAGCTATCAGGCTTTTGCTTGGGCTTCCATTTCGCAGCCATGCCAGATTTCAGCTGTTCAGCAAGAGCTTCTCAGTGGTCTCACTTCAAAATCTCGAGAGCAAATCGCTCAGATGACTGATTGTGAGCTCAAACATCAGTTATGCAAGGTTCAGCGAAGGAAAAGATGTTTCATTGTGTTAGACGGCTTATGGAAAGCTGAGTTATGGGATCAGCTAAAAGAAGCCTTTCCAATAACATCCTGCAACTTTAAGAGTACAATAATGTTGACCACTCGGATAGAGGGTATTGCGAAATATGTCCATCATCAGTCGGTTAATCATGAGCTTCTTTACCTGGATGCAAAACATAGCAAGTTGCTGCTTGAGGAAAAAATCGGAAATTCTTTAGCTGGCATGCCAG ATGCTGACAGGCAGAAGATAGGTTTATTGAAGGAGAAAATGCTTAAACACAGTGGAAACCTTCCGTTGGCCATTGTTGTGCTGGGAGGAGTTTTAGCTACGAAAAGAACTCTAGAGGAATGGGAAACTGTTGAAAAGAAGTTGAGTTTATACCCAATTGACAAACAAGATCAACCATGGGAAAAAATACTAGATTTGAGCTATTATGAGCTTCCATATCAGCTAAAACCGTGTCTCCTTTATATGGGTTATTTTCCAACTAACCTGGAAATAACCACAACAAAGTTAGGTCGGCTCTGGGAGGCTGAAGGCATTGTTTCCTCCGGCGATGATGAAGATTCAGAAGAAACACTTGAAGATGTTGCTGAAGGTTGCTTAGCTGAGCTGGTAGAAAGGTCCCTTGTCCAGGTGGCATCGCGGGATTTAGAAGGACGGGCAAAGACATGCAGGCTTCATGATGTCATGCGAAAACTATGCATGGACAAAGCATTAAAACTAAACTGGCTAAGTATAGCTCAACTTGATGAAAAGTCCGATCAATCCGCTGGTACTACTACCAGATTTATGAAATCATCAAGATCAATTAATAAGAAAAAATCTCGTCGGTTGGCTATCTATTGTACCGAGAAACTGGACAACCTTCTCTCTGATTACAAAAAGGCAAGGTACGTCAGATCTCTTCTTTTCTTCAACACTCTAGAAACAGACAAGGTTCTTATACCCTTGAAGAACAAGGCACTTAAAAGTGCAATTCATCATTACAAATTTCTGAGAGTCTTGGATATTGAAAATACTGGACTTCATACTTTGCCAAAAGATGTTGGTTCCTTGATCCATTTGAGGTACTTGAGTTTGAGAGGTAGCTGGGTGTCCAAATTACCTTACTCAATCAAGCATTTGCGGTGTTTGCAAACCCTAGATTTGCGTGTTCTCTCATTTGTTTGTATGAGGATTCCTGATGTTTTATCGAGGCTAGAGCGGCTGGTGCATCTTTATTTACCTTCGAAAGCATTTATCCTCCGAAATAAGGCACCCAAGCTCCAACTCAAAGGTCTGGTTAACTTGGAAACACTTTCAAACTTCAGCCACATGTGCAAAGCAGAAGATGTTAGTACGCTTACTAATCTTAGAGAATTCTCCTCTTGTGATTACCTTTCTTGTCTGGAAAGTATCGCACCCCTCCTTCAATCACCGAGTTCTGCATTGGTTCACCTTGATTACATCTCACTTAGACTTGAAGGCGACTTTTTGAGCGCAAACCCATCACTTGATAAGTGCAAAGCTCTTCATAAATTATGGGTTAAAGGAAATATATCTCAAACCATTAGCTCTATCAAATTTCCAGACAATCTTAACAAGTTATCACTCAGTGGTTCGGGATTTATGGAGGATCCTatgcccatccttgagaagttgcCTCATTTAAAGCATCTAAGCTTAGAGAATGGTTCTTATAACGGGGAGAGTATGAAATGTTCTAAAGGAGGATTTCAGGAGCTTTGTTATCTCAATGTGGAAGGTTTGGAGAAGTTGGAAGATTGGACAGTTGAAGTAGAAGCTATGCCGGATTTGTGTACTTTGGAGATTAACGGATGTCCTAAACTAGTGAAGATCCCGGAAGGGTTGAGAGATGTTAAAAGTCTACAGGAGTTGATCATTTCGTACATGCCCTTATCATTTTATAGGGGTTGGACTCCTTTGAAGAGCCTTACAGATTGGAAAGAGTACTCCAAGGTTGAACACGTCCCACGTGTCGACATTTTGAAGATCTTGGACATCCAGAAAGACTGA
- the LOC141611574 gene encoding uncharacterized protein LOC141611574: MAAFTTTTSTFSLPHSSSSSSSSSQLPPLKFSLIRVSSAATVSSRRCRFQVSASSSSTPSSSFDDHLEFRDTSSSKKPLLLDLIHDIEPLDVSLIQKDVPPTTIDAMKRTISGMLGLLPSNQFQIMVEALWDPLSRLLVSSMMTGYTLQNAEYRLCLERNLDIHEDNNESHKSESFNLGLQEMLLDSVRSVQYSGESEVSAGTQEIADNISEDFNVENLKELTPEVQSYILQLRSRLSSTKKELKEIKRKNAALQMQQFVGEEKNELLDYLRSLQPEKVAELSEPTSPEVKETIHSVVHGLLATLSPKMHSKAPPLSEKNAAGSLNSGSQDSAELTENTSLNFQPVISLTRDYLARLLFWSMLLGHYIRGLEYRTQLTGLLSLSLSPTGEVDVPDSDQVA, from the exons atggCAGccttcaccaccaccacctccaccttctcTCTCCCccactcttcttcttcttcttcttcttcttctcaacTTCCTCCTCTTAAGTTCTCTCTCATACGTGTCTCCTCCGCCGCCACCGTGTCTTCTCGACGATGTCGCTTTCAAGTAtccgcttcttcttcttctaccccGTCCTCGTCCTTCGATGATCATCTCGAATTTCGCGACACCTCTTCCTCTAAG AAACCTCTGCTTTTGGATCTGATTCATGACATAGAACCACTGGATGTCAGCCTCATCCAGAAAGATGTTCCTCCCACGACCATCGATGCCATGAAGAGGACAATCTCAGGCATGTTGGGGTTGCTTCCTTCGAATCAATTTCAAATTATGGTCGAGGCATTATGGGATCCTCTTTCCCGGTTGTTGGTGTCTTCGATGATGACCGG ATATACTTTACAAAATGCTGAATATAGGCTTTGCCTTGAAAGAAACCTTGACATTCACGAAGACAATAACGAGAGTCACAAGTCCGAATCCTTTAATCTTGGTCTCCAAGAAATGTTACTTGACAGTGTCAGAAGTGTCCAATATTCTGGTGAAAGTGAGGTTTCTGCTGGAACTCAGGAAATTGCTGATAACATATCAGAAGACTTCAATGTTGAGAATCTTAAGGAATTGACCCCTGAAGTTCAATCATACATTCTTCAGCTGCGGTCTCGTTTATCGTCTACAAAGAAG GAGCTTAAAGAAATTAAGAGGAAGAATGCCGCTCTTCAGATGCAACAATTCGTTGGAGAGGAAAAGAATGAGTTGTTAGATTACCTGCGTTCACTTCAACCAGAAAAG GTTGCAGAGTTATCAGAACCAACTTCCCCTGAAGTTAAAGAAACTATACACTCTGTTGTTCATGGTCTTCTTGCAACATTATCTCCCAAGATGCATTCTAAGGCACCCCCTCTATCAGAGAAGAATGCTGCCGGGTCTCTGAATTCTGGGAGTCAGGACTCTGCGGAACTTACTGAAAACACTTCGCTTAATTTCCAGCCTGTTATTTCGTTGACAAGAGATTATCTCGCGAGATTACTGTTCTG GTCCATGCTGTTGGGTCATTACATCAGAGGTCTTGAATATCGAACACAACTGACAGGGCTACTCTCTCTTTCACTCTCCCCTACCGGTGAAGTTGATGTTCCCGACAGTGATCAAGTTGCATAA
- the LOC141613311 gene encoding putative disease resistance protein At1g50180 — protein sequence MAECSVQSAVQCLGKLLVEEKENLQAIEQKVEQLRDELDWMQCFLREADPCRNVDPRISRWVIQIQGIAFEAEDIVESFLVKVLSHQNQHHTGKTSTLKNALERYLWVVKEAKAIHDASNDIEALRVKVSTLTSRLQAYGVGITRSECWKLESTQPGIDVFKEDKIVGLDDKVKQIVGDLVSKATENKFFGIWGKNGIGKTTFAAKVYFHFAVRRHFDRFVWLNVPENCKIVDLLRKLWSSLGRISWDEVEMMNEQVLVKEIFDVMLEKKCLVIIDDVWSKEIWDGLKEAFPGDDERDSRSKILFTTQSSKVAEEMHQGAVVRELRCLSYDESWELLRTKLGDFTGTHAMTEMAKNMLKSCQGIPLAVIALGGLLAATKTPEKWKILLDHITVNNGDQSYEKVLELCYYNLPYYLKNCFLFLGNFPQHYEIHVKRLCHMWVAQGITVLENGDVENFAEYCLNELLQRGMVQVAKRGSTDKIRSCRLHKIMRDLCFQVSKEENLGGKTRQFALYLGEDEESSFPMKNPFLRCLQLFPSTEKSSEMNYMSLKSFCKDSPLIRVLDLEGVSVSTKTLPREIGDLLYLRYLNLKGMPLTKLPPTIGSLRWVETLDLRAKVRLEIPNVLWRLTKLRHLYLPCYFTVKDSEKLRLDSLTNLLTLKNANHFLTEDVLGMKFLKRASIRYISENEHVEFMQKSPEVTFSLTIFQAVISEQQVNVLQHFQNLIKLELKGGLSAPMNKLIFPSNMQKLLLDFCGLIQDPMPILEKLPNLACLCFDHQAYMGQNMICSSSGFPRLSYLRFNGLKNLEEFKVEKGAMPHLRQLEVKNCERLTKIPDGIPQQVLVTLE from the exons ATGGCGGAATGCTCTGTCCAATCTGCTGTACAATGCCTAGGGAAACTTCTAGTCGAGGAAAAAGAAAATCTACAAGCAATAGAGCAAAAGGTGGAGCAACTAAGGGATGAGCTTGATTGGATGCAATGTTTTCTACGGGAGGCGGACCCATGTCGTAATGTTGACCCAAGAATTAGTCGATGGGTCATCCAGATACAAGGGATCGCGTTTGAGGCTGAGGACATTGTCGAGAGCTTCCTGGTCAAAGTCCTCAGCCATCAAAATCAGCATCATACGGGTAAGACTTCGACCTTAAAGAATGCCCTTGAAAGGTATCTTTGGGTTGTTAAAGAGGCCAAAGCAATTCATGATGCTAGTAATGATATTGAAGCTTTGAGAGTCAAAGTCTCGACTTTGACGTCAAGGCTTCAGGCTTACGGTGTAGGCATCACAAGATCGGAATGTTGGAAGTTGGAATCGACTCAACCAGGGATCGATGTCTTTAAGGAAGACAAAATTGTTGGACTGGATGATAAGGTGAAGCAAATAGTGGGTGACTTGGTGAGCAAGGCAACGGAAAACAAGTTTTTCGGGATTTGGGGTAAGAATGGTATAGGAAAGACCACTTTTGCCGCGAAAGTTTACTTTCATTTTGCTGTTAGAAGGCACTTTGATCGGTTTGTCTGGTTAAATGTGCCTGAAAACTGCAAAATTGTCGATTTGTTAAGAAAATTATGGAGTTCTCTTGGAAGGATTTCGTGGGATGAAGTCGAAATGATGAATGAGCAAGTCTTGGTTAAGGAAATCTTtgatgttatgctcgaaaaaaaGTGTTTGGTTATAATAGATGATGTTTGGAGCAAGGAGATTTGGGATGGTCTGAAGGAAGCATTTCCCGGAGACGATGAAAGGGATTCAAGAAGTAAAATCCTTTTCACAACTCAAAGCAGTAAAGTGGCTGAAGAGATGCATCAAGGAGCTGTTGTTCGAGAGTTGAGATGTTTAAGTTATGATGAGAGTTGGGAACTGCTTCGAACGAAACTTGGTGACTTTACAG GAACTCATGCAATGACAGAAATGGCGAAAAATATGTTGAAATCCTGCCAGGGAATTCCGCTAGCAGTTATAGCTCTCGGAGGACTTTTAGCAGCAACGAAAACCCCAGAGAAGTGGAAAATCTTGCTCGATCACATCACCGTGAACAACGGGGACCAATCATACGAAAAAGTCCTGGAATTATGTTATTATAATCTACCATATTACTTGAAAAACTGCTTTCTTTTTCTAGGAAACTTTCCTCAACATTATGAAATTCATGTCAAAAGATTATGCCACATGTGGGTAGCTCAAGGAATCACGGTACTCGAAAATGGTGATGTTGAAAATTTTGCTGAGTATTGTTTGAATGAATTGCTTCAAAGGGGTATGGTTCAAGTGGCCAAAAGAGGATCAACAGACAAGATCAGATCTTGTAGACTGCACAAGATTATGAGAGATTTATGCTTCCAAGTGTCGAAGGAAGAAAATTTGGGCGGAAAAACGCGCCAATTTGCTTTATACTTGGGTGAAGATGAGGAAAGTTCATTTCCTATGAAAAATCCATTTCTTAGATGTCTTCAATTATTCCCTTCTACGGAAAAGAGCTCGGAAATGAACTACATGTCACTTAAATCTTTCTGTAAGGACTCGCCATTGATTCGCGTCCTAGATCTTGAAGGGGTCTCTGTAAGTACTAAGACCTTACCTAGGGAAATTGGGGATTTGCTCTACCTAAGGTACTTAAATTTGAAGGGTATGCCCTTGACGAAACTCCCACCAACAATCGGGAGTTTAAGGTGGGTGGAAACTCTTGATTTAAGGGCAAAGGTAAGGTTAGAAATACCCAATGTCTTATGGAGGCTTACAAAGCTCAGACATCTCTACCTTCCTTGTTATTTCACTGTCAAAGATTCAGAAAAGCTGAGACTTGACAGTTTAACGAACTTGTTGACATTAAAGAACGCGAATCATTTCCTGACTGAAGATGTGCTTGGGATGAAGTTTCTTAAGAGAGCATCAATTAGGTACATTTCCGAGAATGAACACGTAGAGTTCATGCAGAAATCACCTGAAGTTACTTTCAGTCTGACGATTTTTCAGGCTGTAATTAGTGAACAACAGGTGAATGTGCTGCAACATTTTCAGAATTTGATCAAATTGGAGTTGAAAGGAGGGTTATCCGCGCCTATGAATAAGCTTATTTTCCCATCAAATATGCAAAAGTTACTCTTAGATTTTTGTGGGCTGATTCAAGATCCTATGCCAATTCTAGAGAAGCTTCCGAATCTAGCTTGCCTTTGCTTTGATCACCAAGCTTATATGGGGCAAAACATGATTTGCTCTTCATCGGGTTTTCCTCGACTTAGCTATCTGAGGTTTAATGggttgaagaatttggaagaatTTAAGGTGGAAAAAGGCGCAATGCCTCATCTAAGACAATTAGAGGTGAAGAATTGTGAGAGATTGACGAAAATTCCTGACGGAATTCCTCAACAGGTTCTTGTCACACTTGAATGA